One stretch of Riemerella columbina DNA includes these proteins:
- a CDS encoding thioredoxin family protein — translation MKKSILILGGLLFANLALYSCQSKTETAPATTQDSIALKKQKAAEERARLEKPYHPEEDAEAKLQELVKQAQKEHKNIMIQAGGNWCIWCLRFNDFVKKTPELQSIVDENYLYYHLNYSKENKNEAIFARFDNPGAKYGYPVFIVLDENGKMLHIQDSAVLEDGKGYGVEKVKTFFNQWKPKK, via the coding sequence ATGAAAAAATCCATTTTGATATTAGGCGGTTTATTATTCGCTAACTTGGCACTTTATTCTTGCCAAAGTAAAACAGAAACGGCACCTGCCACCACGCAAGATTCTATAGCGCTGAAAAAACAAAAAGCCGCAGAGGAAAGAGCGCGCTTAGAAAAGCCTTACCACCCTGAGGAAGATGCAGAGGCGAAGCTTCAAGAATTGGTAAAACAAGCCCAAAAGGAGCATAAAAATATTATGATACAAGCGGGCGGCAACTGGTGCATTTGGTGTTTAAGGTTCAATGATTTTGTGAAGAAAACACCAGAACTTCAGTCTATTGTAGATGAAAACTACTTGTACTATCACCTCAACTATTCCAAAGAAAATAAGAACGAAGCCATTTTTGCTCGTTTTGACAACCCAGGGGCTAAATATGGCTATCCTGTTTTCATCGTTTTAGATGAAAATGGCAAAATGCTCCACATTCAAGACAGTGCTGTTTTAGAAGATGGCAAAGGTTATGGCGTGGAGAAAGTTAAGACATTTTTCAACCAATGGAAGCCTAAAAAATAA
- a CDS encoding lysophospholipid acyltransferase family protein, which yields MLNRILFSILILISKLPLRVLYLFADVIFVLLYFILGYRKKVVLENLSNAFPERSSAEINAIAKQFYRDFSDYLVETLKAFTISETELRVRVQHLNQHWFHQAKQEGKNVILLSGHVFNWEWFNALATVVPQQHSYPVYRKIQNQFWEEKIKLVRGRFGNTPLEAGQVIRQMLKTPNDGNSIYMFVADQSPHISEIHYGLKFLNQDTPTFIGYDKLSTKMDLIFIYCEMKKVKRGYYQVNYHRIYPKNGEKFETYEVVNRFHQLLENTIRKHPDNWLWSHRRWKYQHALKK from the coding sequence ATTTTGAATCGTATTTTATTTTCTATTCTCATTTTAATATCAAAACTGCCACTGCGGGTGCTCTATCTCTTTGCTGATGTCATTTTTGTGTTGCTTTATTTTATTTTAGGCTATAGAAAAAAAGTGGTTTTAGAAAATCTCAGTAATGCCTTCCCAGAGCGGTCATCAGCGGAAATCAACGCTATTGCAAAACAATTTTATCGTGATTTTTCGGACTATCTTGTGGAAACGCTGAAGGCTTTTACCATTTCGGAAACGGAACTTCGCGTTCGGGTGCAGCACCTTAACCAACATTGGTTCCACCAAGCCAAACAAGAGGGCAAAAATGTCATTCTCCTCTCTGGGCATGTGTTCAATTGGGAATGGTTTAACGCTTTGGCAACGGTAGTTCCTCAGCAACATTCCTACCCTGTTTATCGTAAAATTCAAAATCAATTTTGGGAAGAAAAAATTAAGTTGGTGCGTGGGCGCTTTGGGAATACACCGCTGGAGGCAGGACAGGTGATCCGTCAAATGCTCAAAACGCCGAACGATGGCAATTCTATCTATATGTTTGTGGCTGACCAGTCACCGCATATTTCGGAAATCCACTATGGGCTTAAATTTCTCAACCAAGATACACCTACCTTTATCGGCTACGACAAGCTCTCCACCAAAATGGATCTCATCTTTATTTATTGCGAAATGAAGAAAGTTAAAAGAGGCTACTACCAAGTGAATTACCACAGAATTTACCCTAAAAATGGAGAGAAATTTGAAACTTACGAAGTGGTTAATCGCTTTCATCAATTGTTAGAAAACACCATCCGAAAGCACCCTGACAACTGGTTGTGGAGCCATAGACGCTGGAAATATCAACACGCTTTAAAAAAATAA
- a CDS encoding glycosyltransferase family 2 protein produces the protein MNLAIAILNWNGKHWLKRFLPNVIKHSPNAEIYVIDNASTDDSIAFLTTNFPEVRIIRNETNQGFAGGYNEGLKHISAELYCLLNSDVEVTEGWLSPVLRLFNRDETIAAVQPKIRDFNQEGYFEFAGAAGGLIDNLGYPYCRGRIFEQLEKDHGQYDDEQEISWSSGCCLFIRREDFWRCGGFDERFFAHQEEIDLCWRLRNQGRKIYYTGFSTVYHVGGGTLNKQNPQKTYLNIRNNLSMLLKNLPKHLLWLIFFRLCLDGIAGIYFGLKNGLPHLWAVVRAHFAFYAQAPETWRRRAPHQKRNYYQTKWLVFKHFL, from the coding sequence ATGAACCTCGCTATCGCTATTCTCAATTGGAACGGCAAACATTGGCTCAAGCGGTTTCTTCCGAATGTCATCAAACACTCTCCAAATGCCGAAATTTATGTGATAGACAACGCCTCTACCGATGATTCCATTGCGTTTTTGACCACAAATTTCCCCGAAGTTCGCATCATCAGGAATGAAACCAACCAAGGCTTTGCAGGAGGCTATAACGAGGGCTTAAAGCACATCTCTGCCGAACTCTATTGCTTGCTGAACTCTGATGTAGAGGTAACCGAAGGCTGGCTTTCCCCTGTCCTTCGCCTCTTTAATCGTGATGAAACCATTGCGGCAGTGCAACCTAAAATCCGAGATTTTAACCAAGAAGGCTATTTTGAATTTGCAGGGGCAGCGGGCGGACTTATCGATAATTTAGGCTATCCATACTGCCGAGGTCGGATTTTTGAACAATTGGAAAAAGACCACGGACAATATGATGATGAGCAAGAAATATCCTGGTCTTCAGGCTGTTGCCTCTTCATCAGACGGGAAGATTTTTGGCGTTGTGGCGGTTTTGATGAGCGCTTTTTTGCCCATCAGGAAGAGATAGACCTTTGCTGGCGACTGAGGAACCAAGGACGAAAAATTTATTACACTGGGTTTTCTACCGTTTACCATGTGGGAGGCGGTACTTTAAATAAACAAAATCCGCAAAAAACTTACCTCAATATTAGAAATAATCTCTCAATGTTGCTCAAAAACTTACCTAAACATCTGTTATGGCTTATCTTTTTTAGGCTTTGTTTAGATGGCATTGCTGGGATTTATTTTGGTTTAAAAAATGGTTTACCCCATCTGTGGGCGGTGGTTAGGGCGCATTTTGCATTCTATGCCCAAGCCCCCGAAACTTGGCGCCGCCGCGCTCCACATCAAAAACGAAATTACTACCAAACCAAATGGTTGGTTTTTAAACATTTTTTATAA
- a CDS encoding phage holin family protein, giving the protein MNLIIRLLVTAVSAFLLQKVMSGVHIDDFGTAILFALVLGIFNIFVKPLLEMIGLPLTILTLGLFSLVINAGVILMVDYFVDGMSIDSFWWALGFSILLSFVTSLLNSLLLRD; this is encoded by the coding sequence ATGAATTTGATTATTAGACTTTTAGTTACGGCAGTATCTGCCTTTTTGTTGCAAAAAGTAATGAGCGGCGTTCACATTGATGATTTTGGTACTGCTATCTTGTTTGCTTTGGTATTAGGGATTTTCAACATTTTTGTGAAGCCCCTATTAGAGATGATCGGCTTACCGCTGACTATCCTCACGCTGGGGCTATTCTCTTTGGTGATCAACGCTGGCGTTATCCTTATGGTAGACTATTTTGTTGATGGAATGAGCATTGATAGTTTCTGGTGGGCATTAGGCTTTAGCATTTTGCTGTCTTTTGTAACCTCCTTGCTCAATAGCCTTCTCCTCAGAGACTAA
- a CDS encoding RagB/SusD family nutrient uptake outer membrane protein, giving the protein MKSRIIKPLLLIAALSAGVTSCERYLDITPTGRVVPQTEEDFRALLTRAYQQYPQHKALLNLKTDEVKAGNSSESLKAIYTWSEANATSESINMPYASFYEVIFNTNYIIKNLKVYNAKNAVTDQILGEALALRAYTYFQLLGIYAPAVQPQNGAELAVPLVTDINLEGSFPRATLAEVYQQIWADLNQAEGLLQQEKYEAGYNYRFTTTALHAFKARLHQHRQEWAQALAEAEKVLAVNAELEDFNQFTVLPSHYQSKESIMNLDLAVNATTSRFSRVSDEHLALFDQNNDLRFAHYFKKNGNAWQTTKYKDNDYKCSFRVADLLLIKAEAEAHLGQEAASKSTLIQLAEKRYNAIGLQAFKAKINALSGADYLQELWNERARELSFEGLRWGDLRRTTQPEITHIFDGQTYKLSAQDARYTTPFPKEARLKNPQL; this is encoded by the coding sequence ATGAAATCAAGAATAATAAAACCCCTATTACTCATTGCCGCACTTTCCGCAGGAGTGACCTCTTGCGAGCGCTATTTAGACATCACGCCAACGGGCAGAGTGGTGCCACAGACCGAGGAAGATTTTAGAGCCTTGCTCACCCGTGCCTACCAACAATATCCGCAGCACAAAGCCTTGCTCAACTTAAAAACCGATGAGGTGAAAGCGGGCAATTCTTCGGAAAGCCTAAAAGCCATCTACACTTGGAGCGAGGCTAATGCGACTTCCGAGTCCATCAATATGCCCTATGCCTCTTTCTACGAGGTGATTTTCAACACCAACTACATCATCAAAAACTTAAAGGTGTATAATGCTAAAAACGCCGTAACAGACCAGATTTTAGGCGAAGCATTGGCGCTAAGAGCCTACACTTATTTTCAACTTTTGGGAATTTATGCCCCAGCGGTTCAGCCTCAAAATGGTGCCGAATTAGCCGTACCATTGGTAACGGATATCAATCTGGAAGGCAGTTTCCCAAGAGCGACTTTGGCGGAAGTCTACCAGCAGATATGGGCGGACCTCAACCAAGCCGAAGGGCTATTGCAACAAGAAAAGTATGAGGCAGGCTACAATTACCGCTTTACCACCACGGCGCTGCACGCCTTTAAAGCCCGCCTACACCAGCATCGGCAAGAGTGGGCGCAAGCGCTGGCAGAGGCAGAGAAAGTCTTGGCGGTTAATGCCGAGTTGGAGGACTTCAACCAGTTCACAGTTTTGCCCAGCCATTACCAATCTAAGGAATCTATTATGAATTTAGATTTGGCGGTCAATGCCACCACCTCTCGCTTTTCAAGGGTGAGTGATGAACACTTGGCGCTCTTTGACCAAAATAACGATTTGCGCTTTGCACACTATTTTAAGAAAAACGGCAATGCTTGGCAAACCACTAAATATAAAGACAACGACTATAAATGTAGCTTCCGTGTGGCAGATCTATTATTGATAAAAGCCGAGGCAGAGGCGCATTTAGGGCAAGAAGCGGCATCTAAAAGCACGCTAATCCAACTGGCAGAAAAGCGGTACAACGCCATAGGCTTGCAGGCTTTTAAGGCGAAAATCAATGCATTATCGGGCGCAGATTACCTGCAAGAACTTTGGAACGAAAGGGCACGCGAACTTTCTTTTGAAGGTCTTCGTTGGGGCGATTTAAGGCGCACCACCCAACCTGAAATTACCCATATTTTTGATGGGCAAACCTATAAACTTTCCGCCCAAGATGCACGCTACACCACGCCTTTCCCTAAAGAAGCAAGGCTCAAAAACCCACAGTTGTAG
- a CDS encoding SusC/RagA family TonB-linked outer membrane protein: MKTRLLLSLLPGVFFAQQSPKDTLGREKKIDEVVLTGFQKIEKSKLTSSVSVVKMKSIEQKATASVDQMLQGKVAGVMVNPSSGAPGQIAPIRIRGTASLSGPTNPLWVLDGMPLEGNQAPDYQIGQDINLLRNYSIAGVNPEDIEDITILKDASATAIYGAQAANGVILITTKSGKNGKMNINFSSNTFVNLRPDFARLNLMNATEKVDLELMMAARADLDGYRKNNGEVSRILTANQDWDHLRNGGFAALSPASQQQINQLKNTNTQWGNWLYRDAINQQHALSLSGGTGQYNYYASLGYYDEQSTVIGAGFNRFNLTLKNHYKINDQLNIGLSLFGVSTKQTSFLSDSGSFTTPTYYSRTANPYLAPRDAQGNYIYDEDINYIERANGDEVRIPYNFIEERENTRYTMLNRNLRAILDVNYKVLKHLEFRSQLGVSVGHTKTERYASEETYFMRKRIENAYLYSTQASFLPKGGYLQTINSDDWDYNFKNILEYTPRWGKHDVAALVGSEIRRTQYTDVMSQMYGYNARNKTSVAFDIPDSQSDSDLYIPNRDTKVENAYASFFGTLSYTYDRRYTLFGSVRYDGTNFFGADTNKRWNPIWAASAAWNVKNEAFLKDNATVSRLKIRASYGLQGNIDRNTSPYYTGKYKNTKILNIKENTINNDGAPNPLLRWEKTITKDIGLDLGLWSNRVNISLDWYERQGKDIIGTKDLPLETGFSLSNINWASLTNRGFELGISTTNIDHKNFKWSTTFNIATNQSNIDQVNDGRFVFLPSGQGYPVNAVFGIRTAGLDANGLPQFYNANGEVVSAVDFYKISDPWGIGFVQSEYSSDEFRQLFTYIGDRDPKYYGGITNYFNLGPWDLTVAASFNIKQMMVGKPPYNFTAVDRGLNGSNAVLKAWTPAQPNTDLPRLIGNDTVPGQEVVYGWFSNWDASGSYQYFDLWMKEMSYLRINSIKLGYTLPTNLLKSTGIKSLRLSLEGRNLFVFGKDYTGYFDPETYGNIYAQPIQKAVVFGLNVGF, from the coding sequence ATGAAAACAAGACTATTGCTGAGTCTTTTGCCGGGTGTGTTCTTTGCCCAGCAAAGCCCCAAAGATACCTTAGGAAGAGAGAAAAAGATAGATGAAGTGGTGCTCACGGGGTTTCAGAAAATTGAAAAAAGTAAACTGACCTCCTCGGTTTCTGTGGTTAAAATGAAAAGCATAGAACAGAAAGCCACCGCCTCTGTAGACCAGATGCTCCAAGGAAAAGTGGCAGGGGTGATGGTCAATCCGTCCTCTGGCGCTCCTGGGCAAATCGCACCGATTAGAATTAGAGGTACCGCCTCTCTGTCTGGACCTACCAATCCGCTTTGGGTGTTAGATGGAATGCCTTTGGAGGGCAACCAAGCGCCAGATTATCAAATTGGGCAAGACATCAATTTGTTGAGAAATTACTCTATCGCTGGGGTTAATCCAGAGGATATAGAAGACATCACGATTCTTAAAGATGCTTCGGCTACAGCAATATATGGCGCTCAAGCAGCAAACGGTGTGATTCTCATCACCACGAAAAGCGGTAAAAACGGTAAGATGAACATTAACTTTTCATCTAACACTTTTGTGAATCTTCGCCCTGATTTTGCTCGGCTCAACCTGATGAACGCCACGGAAAAAGTGGATTTAGAACTGATGATGGCTGCCCGTGCAGATTTAGATGGCTACAGAAAAAATAACGGCGAGGTTTCCCGAATATTAACCGCTAACCAAGATTGGGATCATTTAAGAAATGGCGGTTTTGCGGCGCTCAGTCCAGCCTCTCAACAGCAAATTAACCAACTGAAAAATACCAATACCCAGTGGGGCAACTGGCTGTATAGAGACGCCATCAATCAGCAGCACGCGCTGAGCCTTTCTGGCGGAACAGGGCAGTATAATTACTATGCCTCGTTGGGGTATTATGATGAGCAATCCACGGTGATTGGTGCTGGCTTCAACCGCTTTAACCTCACGCTGAAAAACCATTATAAAATCAATGATCAACTGAATATCGGCTTGTCTTTATTCGGTGTTTCCACTAAGCAAACCTCGTTTTTATCAGACTCTGGGAGCTTTACCACACCCACTTATTATTCCCGAACGGCTAATCCTTATTTAGCACCGAGAGATGCCCAAGGGAATTATATTTACGATGAAGACATCAACTATATAGAGCGTGCTAATGGCGATGAGGTGCGCATTCCGTATAACTTTATAGAAGAGAGAGAAAACACGCGCTATACGATGCTCAACCGCAACCTGAGAGCCATTTTAGATGTGAATTACAAGGTGTTGAAACATTTAGAATTCCGCTCGCAATTGGGCGTATCTGTGGGGCATACCAAAACGGAACGCTATGCCTCTGAGGAAACTTATTTTATGAGAAAGCGCATAGAGAACGCTTATCTCTATTCTACGCAAGCCTCGTTTTTGCCGAAAGGTGGCTATTTGCAAACCATCAATTCTGATGATTGGGATTATAACTTCAAGAATATTTTAGAGTACACGCCACGCTGGGGCAAGCACGATGTGGCTGCTTTGGTGGGCTCCGAAATTAGACGCACGCAATATACCGATGTGATGAGCCAAATGTACGGCTACAACGCTCGCAATAAAACCTCGGTGGCGTTTGATATTCCAGATAGCCAGTCGGATAGTGACCTCTACATTCCGAACCGAGACACGAAGGTAGAGAACGCCTATGCCTCGTTTTTTGGAACGCTGTCCTATACTTATGACCGCCGCTATACGCTATTCGGCAGTGTGCGGTATGATGGCACCAACTTCTTCGGTGCAGATACCAATAAACGCTGGAACCCCATTTGGGCAGCTTCTGCCGCTTGGAATGTAAAGAATGAAGCTTTCCTAAAAGATAATGCCACGGTGAGCCGCCTAAAAATCAGGGCTTCCTATGGGTTGCAGGGCAATATTGATAGAAATACCAGCCCTTATTATACTGGGAAATACAAAAACACCAAGATTTTAAATATTAAAGAAAATACCATCAATAACGATGGTGCGCCTAATCCTTTGCTAAGGTGGGAGAAGACCATTACCAAAGATATAGGTTTAGATTTGGGGCTTTGGTCTAACCGTGTTAATATCAGTTTAGACTGGTACGAAAGACAAGGCAAGGACATCATCGGTACTAAGGATTTACCTTTAGAAACGGGCTTCTCTTTGTCTAATATCAACTGGGCGAGCCTTACCAACCGAGGTTTTGAGTTGGGCATCAGCACCACGAATATAGACCATAAAAACTTTAAATGGAGCACCACTTTTAACATCGCTACCAACCAGAGCAATATTGACCAAGTGAATGATGGGCGCTTTGTCTTCCTGCCATCTGGGCAAGGCTATCCTGTGAATGCCGTGTTTGGGATTAGAACGGCAGGCTTAGATGCCAACGGACTGCCACAATTCTATAATGCCAATGGCGAGGTGGTTTCGGCGGTAGATTTTTATAAAATATCGGACCCTTGGGGCATCGGCTTTGTGCAGTCGGAATACAGTAGTGATGAGTTCAGGCAACTCTTTACCTACATAGGCGACCGCGACCCTAAGTACTACGGCGGGATTACCAATTATTTTAATTTAGGACCTTGGGATTTAACCGTTGCCGCCTCGTTTAACATCAAACAGATGATGGTGGGCAAGCCGCCGTATAACTTCACCGCGGTGGATAGAGGGCTCAACGGTTCTAATGCCGTTTTAAAAGCGTGGACACCAGCCCAACCGAATACCGACCTCCCAAGGCTCATCGGTAATGATACCGTGCCAGGGCAAGAGGTGGTGTATGGCTGGTTCTCCAACTGGGATGCCTCGGGGTCTTACCAATATTTTGACCTTTGGATGAAGGAGATGAGCTACCTCCGCATCAACTCGATAAAGTTGGGGTATACGCTCCCTACCAACTTGCTGAAATCCACAGGGATTAAGTCGCTAAGGCTATCCTTAGAAGGGCGAAACCTCTTCGTTTTTGGTAAGGACTATACAGGCTATTTTGACCCAGAAACCTACGGAAATATTTATGCACAACCCATCCAGAAAGCCGTTGTTTTTGGGCTTAATGTAGGATTTTAA
- a CDS encoding zinc-dependent metalloprotease: MKKTIISIVLVVMNAGIIMGQTSKKTTTETKKDKTEAKKDSVDRPSSKIVAYEKLLKGAITKKGLFTVHQKEDKIYFEIPNQLLGQDLLIVNKISSVPAPINNAGINKGMNYENKIIRFYKDLRNKKVWVKTFDPQIHANEQDNIYHSVKDNYGESIIQGFDIKAYGTDSTAVVQVNDVFNGNAKSFNNLFDNIGMGGSVRTKDSYIDQVKAFPKNIVVKATLTTQVAEGKTSNEKADLTVGTTTNIVLLPEPMVGRFSDDRVGYFTVPKQYFNDQQQKVEQRELITRWRLEPKPEEVQKYLNGVLVEPQKPIVYYIDPATPKQWQQSIIEGVKDWNKAFEKAGFKNVITAQLPDPNDKEFDADDVRYSVITYAASSMANALGPSVVDPRTGEILEADIIWWHNVMKLLHTWMRVQTGIIDPEARGNVFPEAKMAHAIRFVSSHEVGHTFGLKHNMGASHAFSVEELRSPQFTENMGGTAPSIMDYARFNYIAQEGDGVKQITPKIGTYDEFAIDWGYRWTGAKTPQEERTKTNQWIERHQGDPLYFYGEQQREIIDPRAQAEDLGDDAMKAGEYGIINLKKTMPNIIAWSTQTGENYDEAKEFYNQIINQWYRYNSHVLANVGGIYLTPTVKGATAKAYEAVPYEIQKEALAFLKKHILTLPEWLFLSPINAQIRPAKNTPKGLVDQSVYNVFREKQAAILYGLMNDNRLLRILEFEFLKPHHSSEKIMTVTDLFDDLRQFIFKKTMKKQRLELAERMTQKNYIDALIIDTQKVYEKTEKQLGTHLPMLCDYAAAPQEAHQDTHLEFYFDGMKRLSEVGSAKRAELIKVRNIIAKALGSGDEATQNHYQDMLIRLNKALNTVENN, translated from the coding sequence ATGAAAAAGACTATAATTAGCATCGTTTTAGTGGTGATGAACGCTGGAATCATAATGGGGCAAACCTCCAAAAAAACAACCACAGAAACGAAAAAAGATAAAACCGAAGCCAAGAAAGACAGCGTAGACCGCCCATCATCTAAAATTGTGGCTTATGAAAAACTCTTGAAAGGCGCCATAACCAAAAAAGGTTTGTTCACGGTACATCAGAAGGAGGATAAAATTTATTTTGAAATTCCCAATCAACTTTTGGGACAAGATCTTCTCATCGTGAATAAAATCTCCTCTGTGCCTGCGCCCATCAACAATGCGGGCATTAACAAGGGAATGAACTACGAAAACAAAATCATTAGATTTTACAAAGACCTTCGGAATAAAAAGGTGTGGGTGAAAACCTTTGACCCGCAGATTCACGCTAATGAGCAGGATAATATTTACCATTCGGTTAAGGACAACTACGGCGAGTCCATTATCCAAGGTTTTGATATTAAAGCCTATGGCACAGACTCTACCGCAGTGGTGCAGGTAAATGATGTTTTTAACGGCAACGCTAAGAGTTTCAACAACCTTTTTGATAATATCGGTATGGGTGGCAGCGTGCGCACCAAAGATTCTTATATTGATCAAGTCAAGGCGTTTCCGAAAAATATCGTGGTTAAAGCTACCCTTACCACCCAAGTGGCAGAGGGCAAAACTTCCAACGAAAAAGCAGACCTCACCGTGGGCACAACCACCAATATTGTACTCTTGCCAGAGCCGATGGTAGGGCGATTTTCAGATGATAGAGTGGGCTATTTTACGGTGCCTAAGCAGTATTTTAACGACCAACAGCAGAAGGTAGAGCAGAGAGAACTCATCACCAGATGGCGGTTAGAGCCCAAGCCTGAGGAGGTGCAAAAATACTTGAATGGCGTGTTGGTAGAGCCTCAAAAACCGATTGTTTATTATATAGACCCTGCCACGCCGAAACAATGGCAACAGTCTATTATAGAGGGCGTGAAAGACTGGAATAAAGCATTTGAAAAAGCAGGATTTAAGAATGTGATCACTGCCCAACTTCCAGACCCTAATGATAAAGAATTTGATGCCGATGATGTTCGGTATTCTGTGATCACTTATGCCGCTTCTTCTATGGCGAATGCTTTGGGACCCTCTGTGGTAGACCCACGAACTGGAGAAATCTTGGAAGCCGATATTATCTGGTGGCATAATGTGATGAAATTGCTCCACACTTGGATGAGGGTGCAAACGGGCATCATAGATCCAGAAGCCCGAGGCAATGTATTCCCAGAGGCTAAGATGGCGCACGCCATTCGCTTTGTATCCTCGCATGAGGTGGGGCATACCTTTGGGCTCAAGCACAATATGGGTGCCTCTCACGCCTTTTCGGTTGAGGAGTTGCGCTCGCCGCAATTTACGGAGAATATGGGCGGCACGGCACCTTCTATTATGGACTATGCAAGGTTCAATTATATTGCACAAGAAGGCGATGGCGTGAAGCAAATCACTCCTAAAATAGGGACATACGATGAGTTCGCAATTGATTGGGGCTACCGCTGGACAGGTGCTAAAACGCCGCAAGAGGAACGCACAAAAACCAACCAATGGATTGAACGGCACCAAGGCGACCCGCTCTATTTCTATGGTGAGCAACAACGAGAAATCATAGACCCTCGTGCCCAAGCCGAAGATTTAGGCGATGATGCGATGAAGGCTGGAGAATACGGTATCATCAATTTGAAAAAAACAATGCCCAACATTATAGCGTGGAGCACTCAAACTGGCGAAAATTATGATGAAGCTAAGGAATTTTATAACCAAATTATCAACCAGTGGTATCGCTATAACAGCCATGTTTTAGCCAATGTAGGCGGCATTTACCTGACGCCAACGGTCAAAGGTGCTACGGCTAAAGCCTACGAAGCCGTGCCATACGAGATTCAAAAGGAAGCTTTGGCTTTCCTTAAAAAACACATCCTCACGCTGCCAGAATGGTTGTTTTTGTCGCCTATCAATGCTCAGATTAGACCCGCCAAAAACACACCGAAAGGCTTGGTAGATCAATCGGTTTATAATGTATTTCGGGAGAAGCAAGCCGCCATTTTATATGGCTTGATGAACGATAACCGCCTATTGAGAATTTTGGAATTTGAGTTTTTAAAACCTCATCATTCATCGGAAAAGATAATGACGGTAACCGATTTGTTTGATGATTTAAGACAGTTTATCTTCAAAAAAACGATGAAGAAACAGCGTTTGGAACTTGCAGAGAGAATGACGCAGAAAAACTACATTGATGCCCTAATTATAGACACCCAAAAAGTCTACGAAAAAACAGAAAAACAACTGGGAACGCACCTGCCGATGCTTTGTGACTACGCAGCAGCGCCGCAAGAAGCCCATCAGGACACGCATTTAGAGTTTTATTTTGATGGAATGAAGCGCCTGTCCGAAGTCGGTTCTGCTAAGCGTGCCGAGCTTATCAAGGTGCGGAATATCATCGCTAAAGCCCTTGGTAGCGGTGATGAGGCAACCCAAAACCATTACCAAGATATGCTCATTAGGCTTAATAAAGCCCTTAATACCGTTGAAAATAATTAA
- a CDS encoding 3-oxoacyl-ACP synthase III family protein, translated as MPNTVIIGSGSYLPKKVIDGSAFMDSIFFDDNREHIDKPNEEIVSKFVEITEISERRYSEPDEYNSDLGLKAAQEAIADAQIDAEDLDYIIYASNFGEVSNSGVSDFMPNMAARLKHKLKIKSLTCTTYDMIFGCPGWVEALILADTLIKAGKARLILVVGGETLSRVTDPYDRNKMIFADGAGAVVVRATEEQKGVIADNTLCFNGDEICYLENGPSLNPEYPQGKNFIRMRGRKIYEFALKYVPDAIKATIDKAGLSIEDIDKILIHQANAKMDHAMISRLYRLYGIKQYDEFVAPMTVQKFGNSSVATIPTMYNLIRKGKMEGHTFKEGGYVVFASVGAGMNINAVVYKH; from the coding sequence ATGCCTAATACCGTCATTATAGGTTCAGGAAGCTATCTCCCTAAAAAAGTGATAGATGGGTCTGCCTTTATGGATTCTATTTTTTTTGATGATAACCGAGAACACATCGATAAACCGAATGAGGAAATCGTCAGCAAATTTGTAGAAATCACCGAAATTAGTGAACGAAGGTACTCGGAGCCAGATGAGTATAACTCTGATTTAGGACTAAAAGCCGCACAAGAAGCCATTGCTGATGCGCAGATTGATGCCGAAGACTTGGATTATATTATTTATGCGAGCAACTTTGGCGAGGTCAGCAATAGCGGCGTGTCTGATTTTATGCCCAATATGGCGGCAAGGCTCAAGCATAAACTCAAGATTAAAAGCTTAACCTGCACCACTTATGATATGATCTTTGGTTGCCCAGGTTGGGTAGAAGCGTTGATTTTGGCAGATACGCTCATCAAGGCAGGGAAAGCCCGACTTATTTTAGTGGTGGGCGGCGAAACGCTCAGCCGTGTAACCGACCCTTATGACCGCAACAAAATGATTTTTGCCGATGGCGCTGGTGCCGTAGTGGTTAGAGCCACCGAAGAGCAAAAAGGCGTAATAGCGGATAACACACTGTGTTTCAATGGTGATGAAATTTGCTATTTAGAAAATGGACCATCGCTCAACCCTGAGTATCCGCAAGGCAAAAATTTTATCCGAATGCGTGGGCGCAAAATCTACGAATTTGCCCTAAAATATGTCCCAGATGCCATTAAAGCTACCATTGACAAGGCAGGACTAAGCATTGAGGATATTGATAAAATCCTGATTCATCAAGCCAATGCCAAAATGGATCACGCAATGATTTCGCGTTTGTATAGGCTCTATGGCATTAAACAATATGATGAATTTGTAGCACCAATGACGGTTCAAAAATTCGGAAACTCCTCTGTGGCAACCATTCCTACGATGTATAATCTCATTAGAAAAGGCAAAATGGAAGGGCACACTTTTAAGGAGGGTGGCTATGTGGTCTTCGCTTCTGTGGGGGCGGGGATGAACATCAATGCCGTGGTTTATAAGCATTAA